One part of the Pannonibacter sp. XCT-53 genome encodes these proteins:
- a CDS encoding RBBP9/YdeN family alpha/beta hydrolase — translation MTRFISLPGIGGSGPDHWQTHWEQQDSRITRFVPTHWDTPDLDDWCAALERAVMADAEPPVLVAHSLACLLVAHWAARSRRPVRAALLVSVPDPAAACFPVEARSFAGAPDARLPFPAVMVASSNDPFATLDYARARSAAWGARLVEAGALGHINGKSGLGAWPEGHALLMQIAARGVAAPA, via the coding sequence ATGACCCGCTTCATCTCGCTTCCCGGAATCGGAGGATCCGGACCTGATCACTGGCAGACCCACTGGGAGCAGCAGGACAGCCGCATCACCCGCTTCGTGCCGACCCACTGGGACACGCCCGACCTGGACGACTGGTGCGCGGCCCTGGAGCGGGCCGTGATGGCGGACGCCGAACCGCCCGTCCTTGTGGCGCACAGCCTCGCCTGCCTTCTGGTCGCGCATTGGGCTGCCCGCTCGCGGCGGCCCGTGCGAGCGGCGCTGCTGGTGTCGGTGCCCGATCCCGCTGCCGCCTGCTTCCCGGTGGAAGCGCGGTCCTTTGCCGGCGCGCCGGACGCCCGGCTGCCCTTTCCGGCGGTGATGGTCGCCAGCAGCAATGACCCCTTCGCCACGCTGGACTATGCCCGCGCGCGGTCGGCGGCCTGGGGGGCCCGGCTCGTCGAGGCCGGGGCGCTCGGCCACATCAATGGCAAGAGCGGGCTCGGGGCCTGGCCGGAGGGCCATGCCCTGCTGATGCAGATCGCGGCAAGGGGCGTCGCCGCTCCTGCGTGA
- a CDS encoding acyl-CoA dehydrogenase gives MAALKSDPTGGGTFAWDDPFLLREQLTEDEILIMETARAYAQDKLLPRVLEAYAHEKTDREIFNEMGELGLLGVTLPEDYGCANASYVAYGLVAREIERVDSGYRSMNSVQSSLVMYPIYAYGTEEQRKKYLPKLASGEYVGCFGLTEPDAGSDPAGMRTRAEKIDGGYRLKGSKMWISNSPIADVFVVWAKSEAHDNAIRGFVLEKGMKGLSAPKIGGKLSLRASITGEIVMDGVEVSEDALLPHVSGLKGPFGCLNRARYGISWGAMGAAEDCWHRARQYGLDRKQFGRPLAQTQLFQKKLADMQTEIALGLQGSLRVGRLFDEGKVAPEMISLVKRNNCGKALDVARQARDMHGGNGIQEEYHVMRHAQNLETVNTYEGTHDVHALILGRAQTGLQAFF, from the coding sequence ATGGCGGCCCTGAAGTCTGATCCCACCGGTGGCGGTACCTTTGCCTGGGACGATCCGTTCCTGCTGCGCGAGCAGCTGACCGAGGACGAGATCCTGATCATGGAAACCGCCCGGGCCTATGCGCAGGACAAGCTGCTGCCGCGCGTGCTCGAAGCCTATGCGCATGAGAAGACCGACCGCGAGATCTTCAACGAGATGGGCGAACTGGGCCTGCTCGGCGTGACCCTGCCGGAAGACTATGGCTGCGCCAATGCCTCCTACGTCGCTTACGGTCTGGTGGCGCGCGAGATCGAGCGCGTCGACAGCGGCTACCGCTCGATGAACTCGGTGCAGTCCTCGCTGGTGATGTATCCGATCTATGCCTATGGCACGGAAGAACAGCGCAAGAAGTACCTGCCGAAGCTCGCCTCCGGCGAATATGTCGGCTGCTTCGGCCTGACCGAGCCGGACGCGGGCTCCGACCCGGCCGGCATGCGCACCCGCGCCGAGAAGATCGACGGCGGCTACCGCCTCAAGGGATCCAAGATGTGGATCTCCAACTCGCCGATCGCCGATGTCTTCGTCGTCTGGGCCAAGTCCGAGGCGCATGACAATGCCATTCGCGGCTTCGTGCTGGAGAAGGGCATGAAGGGCCTGAGCGCGCCGAAGATCGGCGGCAAGCTGTCCCTGCGCGCCTCGATCACCGGCGAGATCGTCATGGACGGCGTGGAAGTGTCCGAAGACGCGCTGCTGCCGCATGTCTCGGGCCTGAAGGGTCCGTTCGGCTGCCTCAACCGTGCCCGCTACGGCATTTCCTGGGGGGCCATGGGTGCGGCCGAGGATTGCTGGCACCGGGCCCGCCAGTATGGCCTGGACCGCAAGCAGTTCGGTCGCCCGCTGGCCCAGACGCAGCTGTTCCAGAAGAAGCTCGCCGACATGCAGACGGAAATCGCGCTGGGCCTGCAGGGCTCGCTGCGCGTCGGCCGTCTGTTCGACGAAGGCAAGGTGGCGCCGGAGATGATCTCGCTGGTCAAGCGCAACAACTGCGGCAAGGCCCTCGACGTCGCCCGCCAGGCGCGCGACATGCACGGCGGCAACGGCATCCAGGAAGAATACCACGTGATGCGTCACGCCCAGAACCTGGAGACCGTGAACACCTACGAAGGCACGCATGACGTCCATGCCCTGATCCTGGGCCGCGCCCAGACGGGCCTGCAGGCGTTCTTCTGA
- a CDS encoding sigma-70 family RNA polymerase sigma factor — MTVWLERQEVTQARPRLMRLAYRLLGSRADAEDVVQDAWLAGLALSDPPDRPEAWLARVVTTRAIDLLRRQKRQRAAYTGCWLPEPWLDDGSDLPATDEAEVDLSMAVMRVLDRLSPLERAAFLLHDLFGLSFEEIGQTLGRSSVTCRKLASRARGQLQADRPRFPARPEDIARLTALIETCVRSGDTAALAAVLADDVELVSDGGAKVAAARRVLSGPAEVSGFLAGVLGQLAPGTAIVSRRANGGTALQFAEPGAPDSLVFLDLTPDGQLCGIYIQRNPDKLTALSPQG; from the coding sequence ATGACGGTCTGGCTGGAGCGGCAGGAGGTGACGCAGGCGCGGCCGCGGCTCATGCGTCTTGCCTATCGCCTGCTGGGCAGCCGGGCGGATGCCGAAGACGTGGTGCAGGACGCCTGGCTGGCCGGACTGGCGCTGTCCGATCCGCCCGACCGGCCGGAAGCCTGGCTGGCCCGGGTGGTCACGACCCGGGCCATCGACCTCTTGCGCCGGCAAAAGCGCCAGCGGGCGGCCTACACCGGCTGCTGGTTGCCGGAGCCCTGGCTGGACGACGGCTCCGATCTCCCGGCGACGGACGAGGCGGAGGTTGACCTGTCGATGGCGGTGATGCGGGTGCTGGACCGGCTCAGCCCGCTGGAACGGGCCGCCTTTCTGCTGCATGACCTGTTCGGTCTGTCGTTCGAGGAGATCGGCCAGACGCTGGGCCGCAGCAGCGTCACCTGCCGCAAGCTGGCCTCACGGGCCAGGGGACAGCTGCAGGCCGACCGGCCGCGCTTTCCGGCCCGGCCCGAGGACATCGCGCGGCTGACCGCGCTGATCGAGACCTGCGTGCGCAGTGGCGACACGGCCGCACTTGCCGCAGTTCTGGCGGATGATGTGGAGCTGGTGTCGGACGGCGGCGCCAAGGTTGCCGCGGCCCGGCGCGTGCTCAGCGGGCCGGCCGAGGTGTCCGGCTTTCTGGCCGGCGTGCTCGGGCAACTGGCGCCGGGGACGGCCATCGTGTCGCGCCGGGCGAACGGCGGCACAGCCTTGCAGTTTGCAGAGCCGGGCGCGCCGGACAGCCTGGTGTTCCTCGATCTGACACCGGACGGCCAGCTCTGCGGCATCTACATCCAGCGCAATCCCGACAAGCTGACAGCCCTGTCGCCTCAAGGGTAA
- a CDS encoding LysR substrate-binding domain-containing protein, which produces MLKRAFLPPADALVAFEAAARHESFTRAAEELHLTQGAVSKQIRHLEQRLGVALFSRVRQRVLLTDAGRLYLHEVRGALDHLHDATRQVMSFAGSQDVLNLAVLPTFGTRWLAPRLADFLRQTPQAALNISIRLRPFDFELEPFDGAIHHGDPIWAGGIVEPLFPEETIVVCSRPFRDRHLLAGPADLLRVPRLQLATRPMAWRDWFEAKGLVTDTAFQGPRFEQFGMIAEAAAHHLGVAIMPVFFVEDELASGRLVKLFDGTVEERSAYHFVYPENRALRPVVSAFRRWLTAEARSARLSRESLLPG; this is translated from the coding sequence ATGCTCAAGCGCGCCTTTCTTCCTCCCGCCGATGCCCTCGTCGCCTTCGAGGCGGCAGCCCGGCACGAGAGCTTCACGCGGGCAGCGGAGGAGCTGCACCTGACGCAGGGCGCGGTCTCCAAGCAGATCCGCCATCTGGAGCAGCGACTTGGCGTTGCCCTGTTCTCCCGGGTGCGGCAGCGCGTGCTCCTGACCGATGCCGGCCGGCTCTACCTGCACGAGGTGCGCGGGGCGCTTGACCATCTGCACGACGCCACCCGGCAGGTGATGTCCTTTGCCGGCAGTCAGGACGTGCTCAATCTGGCGGTCCTGCCCACCTTCGGCACCCGCTGGCTGGCCCCGCGCCTTGCCGATTTCCTGCGCCAGACCCCGCAGGCCGCGCTCAACATCTCCATCCGCCTCAGGCCCTTCGACTTCGAGCTGGAGCCGTTCGACGGCGCGATCCACCATGGTGACCCGATCTGGGCCGGCGGCATCGTCGAGCCGCTGTTTCCCGAAGAGACCATCGTCGTCTGCTCGCGCCCGTTCCGCGACCGGCATCTTCTGGCAGGGCCTGCCGACCTGCTGCGGGTGCCGCGCCTGCAGCTCGCCACCCGGCCGATGGCCTGGCGCGACTGGTTCGAGGCCAAGGGGCTTGTGACCGACACCGCCTTCCAGGGCCCGCGTTTCGAGCAGTTCGGCATGATCGCCGAGGCCGCCGCGCATCATCTGGGCGTTGCCATCATGCCGGTGTTCTTCGTCGAGGACGAGCTGGCCTCCGGCCGGCTGGTGAAGCTCTTCGACGGCACGGTCGAGGAACGCTCCGCCTATCATTTCGTCTATCCGGAGAACCGTGCCTTGCGTCCCGTGGTCTCCGCCTTCCGCCGCTGGCTGACGGCCGAGGCGCGCTCGGCGCGGCTCAGCCGGGAAAGCCTGCTGCCGGGCTGA
- a CDS encoding glycosyltransferase family 61 protein, whose protein sequence is MTYPFRDRFHAARKALIHRLEHLWPSLPLDAVSDAVTPGLVQRVTPKPVPTTPMPAQALDWLAVHGGRTEQQGVLRLTRPVTVDPKMGLLFAGGRIVWGSSDTPERERGPDFIGHLLSPQRRLPAAILLHHVHGDNYFHFFFFVLSKVVVAEAAGLDPSIPFLVDARTASTPWFQQAQALGVFGSRPLIVQERGEVIAVETAHVVRDFFLTRPLMEAIAARFGVSADATGEPLFLERRASAANGRRFRNQDEVTALARRKGFRVVDPGTLPLHAQAALFAAAPAVAGAHGAGLTNLLFRQGPCRVLELFSPGMGSPHYFMLAREKGFAYESQLTFNPEGRAFTADTDVNIEALSGGLDRLLA, encoded by the coding sequence GTGACCTATCCCTTCCGCGACCGGTTCCACGCAGCCCGCAAGGCTCTGATCCACCGTCTGGAACATCTCTGGCCGTCCTTGCCGCTGGACGCGGTGAGCGACGCGGTCACGCCCGGTCTTGTCCAGCGCGTGACGCCGAAGCCGGTGCCGACGACGCCGATGCCGGCCCAGGCGCTCGACTGGCTCGCCGTCCACGGCGGCCGCACCGAGCAGCAGGGCGTCCTGCGCCTGACCCGTCCCGTGACCGTCGATCCGAAGATGGGCCTGCTTTTCGCCGGGGGCCGCATCGTCTGGGGCAGCAGCGACACGCCGGAGCGCGAGCGGGGCCCGGATTTCATCGGGCATCTCCTGTCGCCGCAGCGCCGCCTGCCGGCCGCGATCCTGCTGCACCACGTGCATGGCGACAACTACTTCCATTTCTTCTTCTTCGTGCTGAGCAAGGTTGTTGTCGCCGAGGCGGCAGGGCTCGATCCCTCGATCCCGTTCCTTGTCGACGCCCGCACGGCCTCGACGCCCTGGTTCCAGCAGGCGCAAGCGCTCGGGGTCTTCGGCAGCCGTCCCCTGATCGTGCAGGAGCGCGGCGAGGTGATCGCCGTCGAGACCGCCCATGTGGTGCGCGACTTCTTCCTGACCCGGCCGCTGATGGAGGCGATTGCCGCAAGGTTCGGCGTCAGCGCCGATGCAACGGGAGAGCCGCTGTTTCTGGAGCGCCGGGCAAGCGCCGCCAATGGCCGCCGCTTCCGCAACCAGGACGAGGTCACCGCGCTCGCCCGGCGCAAGGGCTTTCGCGTCGTTGATCCGGGCACGCTGCCGCTGCACGCGCAGGCCGCCCTGTTTGCCGCAGCGCCGGCGGTGGCTGGCGCGCATGGGGCGGGGCTGACCAATCTTCTCTTCCGGCAGGGGCCGTGCCGCGTGCTGGAGCTGTTCAGCCCCGGCATGGGCTCGCCGCATTACTTCATGCTGGCGCGCGAAAAGGGCTTTGCCTACGAAAGCCAGCTCACCTTCAATCCGGAAGGCCGGGCCTTCACGGCGGACACGGATGTCAACATCGAGGCCCTGTCCGGGGGTCTTGACCGCCTGCTGGCCTGA
- a CDS encoding glycosyltransferase family 32 protein: protein MADERTLERRVFAFWTGSNPMSEDRARCLASLSATGAQVILVTPDTLSDWLVPGAPLHPAYDRLSAVHRSDYLRPYFMHHHGGGYADIKFTRESWLPAFDRLEASDAFGIGYREGSPKGVAHIHRHRLGGDLYIGTRRAGSLANLMRYRYLRLNYKRLIGMCAYIFKPGTAFTQAWLDTVTARLDLAAADLARNPASTPRQANDSQGPDVTTAYPLPWSFICADVLHPLAYRHRDRILRELPPPSFKDYL, encoded by the coding sequence ATGGCGGATGAGCGGACACTGGAGCGACGGGTCTTTGCCTTCTGGACGGGCAGCAACCCGATGTCGGAGGACCGGGCGCGCTGCCTGGCGAGCCTGTCGGCGACCGGCGCGCAGGTGATCCTCGTGACCCCGGACACGCTGTCCGACTGGCTGGTGCCGGGCGCGCCGCTGCACCCGGCCTACGATCGCCTCAGCGCCGTGCATCGCTCCGACTACCTGCGCCCCTATTTCATGCACCACCATGGCGGCGGCTATGCCGACATCAAGTTCACGCGCGAGAGCTGGCTGCCGGCGTTTGACCGGCTGGAGGCCAGCGACGCTTTCGGCATCGGCTACCGCGAGGGCTCGCCCAAGGGCGTGGCGCATATCCACCGGCACCGGCTGGGCGGGGATCTCTACATCGGCACGCGGCGGGCCGGCTCGCTCGCCAACCTGATGCGCTACCGTTATCTGCGGCTGAACTACAAGCGGCTGATCGGCATGTGTGCCTATATCTTCAAGCCGGGCACGGCGTTCACGCAGGCCTGGCTGGATACGGTCACTGCGCGGCTCGACCTGGCGGCGGCGGATCTTGCCCGCAACCCGGCCTCGACACCGCGCCAGGCCAATGACAGCCAGGGGCCGGATGTGACCACGGCCTATCCGCTGCCCTGGTCCTTCATCTGCGCCGACGTGCTGCATCCGCTCGCCTACCGCCACCGCGACCGCATCCTGCGCGAGCTGCCGCCGCCGAGCTTCAAGGACTATCTCTGA
- a CDS encoding glycosyltransferase family 2 protein: protein MTATGATPRLRVGMLVCTARRPDMLRACLASLARQVLPADVGAEICVIENDSEPASRSVVDEVARSSLLPVHYALETRRGIPFARNRSLTEALAHGYDWIALIDDDEVAEPDWLAMHLATAQAHAAEVTYGWVRKRFERPAPDWWPPEVMRPDPEGTILPRASTNNVAFSARLIRPDGSGLSYNPVFLNGYEDLDFFERAHAKGHRIVWAPRAVVTEDVPASRVAPERLIALVRASAEAHVQADILKTGYARAAVKYLVKGLRRLVGGAVLLTLARLQQLAGSRRAEHRYYKARLRLARASGNLQGVFGHRPDYYGTIDGR from the coding sequence ATGACAGCAACCGGCGCGACACCCCGCCTGCGGGTCGGCATGCTCGTCTGCACGGCGCGGCGGCCGGACATGCTGCGCGCCTGCCTCGCCTCGCTCGCCCGGCAGGTGCTGCCGGCGGATGTCGGCGCCGAGATCTGCGTCATCGAGAATGACAGCGAACCGGCGAGCCGCAGCGTGGTGGACGAGGTGGCGCGCAGCTCGTTGCTGCCGGTGCATTACGCGCTTGAGACGCGGCGCGGCATCCCCTTTGCCCGCAACCGCTCGCTGACCGAGGCCCTGGCGCATGGCTATGACTGGATCGCGCTGATCGACGATGACGAGGTGGCCGAGCCGGACTGGCTGGCGATGCATCTGGCGACGGCGCAGGCGCATGCGGCCGAGGTGACCTATGGCTGGGTGAGGAAGCGCTTCGAGCGGCCCGCGCCGGACTGGTGGCCGCCGGAAGTGATGCGCCCGGACCCGGAGGGCACCATCCTGCCGCGCGCGTCGACCAACAATGTCGCCTTCTCGGCGCGGCTGATCCGGCCGGACGGCAGCGGCCTCAGCTACAACCCGGTGTTCCTCAACGGCTATGAGGACCTCGATTTCTTCGAGCGGGCCCATGCCAAGGGGCACCGCATCGTCTGGGCGCCGCGGGCCGTGGTGACCGAGGATGTGCCGGCGAGCCGGGTGGCGCCGGAGCGGCTGATCGCGCTGGTGCGCGCCAGCGCCGAGGCGCATGTGCAGGCCGATATCCTGAAGACCGGATACGCCCGCGCCGCCGTGAAGTATCTGGTCAAGGGCCTGCGGCGGCTGGTGGGCGGGGCCGTGCTCCTCACCCTGGCGCGGCTGCAGCAGCTGGCCGGAAGCCGGCGCGCCGAGCACCGCTACTACAAGGCGCGGCTGCGGCTGGCCCGGGCCTCGGGCAACCTGCAGGGCGTCTTCGGCCACCGGCCGGACTATTATGGCACCATCGACGGGCGATGA
- a CDS encoding glycosyltransferase translates to MRVSIVLPRGMRFSPEGATSIDLVARDLILASRHRETTTVIGAAVDNPFPDVPFRSVVASSQRSMVAGCIDRLKVAEPDVIVVHQHPESAAAIARALPHVPVVLHRHGLLKRQKTFLSRWRRSRQLTRVRRVIFVSDFIRRTFLEDFPGVADRSEVIPNGVDTGLWLPGAKDQRITYVGRARADKGIGELLDAFLGLDAPGWTLSLVMSVQTEDEAAFARSIEARAGGRTDIEVHRSLTIDAVRAELARSAIAALPSIVREGFPRAVVEAMSCGCAVIAGNGGGTPEAAGAAATLLDTITPDSVRAALAPLVGDAILCRARGEAARAHAAGQLDLAVVARRYDDLLQRMAAKGAPR, encoded by the coding sequence GTGCGCGTTTCCATTGTCCTGCCGCGCGGCATGCGCTTCTCGCCGGAAGGGGCCACGTCCATCGATCTGGTGGCGCGTGACCTCATCCTGGCCAGCCGCCACCGCGAGACGACGACCGTCATCGGCGCGGCCGTGGACAATCCCTTTCCCGACGTGCCGTTCCGCTCCGTGGTGGCCTCGTCCCAGCGCAGCATGGTGGCCGGGTGCATCGACCGGCTGAAGGTGGCCGAGCCCGACGTGATCGTGGTGCACCAGCACCCCGAAAGCGCCGCGGCCATCGCCCGGGCCCTGCCGCATGTGCCGGTTGTCCTGCATCGCCACGGGCTGCTGAAGCGGCAGAAGACCTTCCTGTCCCGCTGGCGCCGCAGCCGTCAGCTCACCCGCGTCCGGCGGGTGATCTTCGTCAGCGACTTCATCCGGCGGACCTTCCTGGAGGACTTTCCGGGCGTCGCGGACCGCAGCGAGGTGATCCCCAACGGTGTCGACACGGGCCTCTGGCTGCCGGGCGCAAAGGACCAGCGGATCACCTATGTGGGCCGCGCCCGTGCCGACAAGGGCATTGGCGAGCTGCTGGACGCCTTCCTCGGCCTGGACGCCCCGGGCTGGACCCTGTCGCTGGTCATGTCGGTGCAGACCGAAGACGAGGCCGCCTTTGCCCGCTCGATCGAGGCGCGCGCGGGCGGGCGCACCGACATCGAGGTGCACCGCAGCCTGACCATCGACGCGGTGCGTGCCGAGCTGGCCCGCTCCGCCATTGCCGCGCTGCCGTCCATCGTGCGGGAGGGCTTCCCGCGGGCGGTGGTGGAGGCCATGTCCTGCGGCTGCGCGGTCATTGCCGGCAACGGCGGCGGGACGCCGGAAGCAGCCGGGGCCGCGGCAACCCTTCTCGACACGATCACGCCGGACAGCGTGCGCGCCGCGCTTGCCCCGCTTGTCGGCGATGCCATCCTGTGCCGCGCCAGGGGCGAGGCGGCGCGGGCCCATGCGGCCGGGCAGCTCGATCTGGCCGTGGTGGCCCGGCGCTATGACGATCTCTTGCAACGGATGGCCGCAAAGGGCGCGCCGAGATGA
- a CDS encoding DMT family transporter: MLRLSLLATAVAPLIWGSSYIVITEFLPPDRPMTLAMWRALPAALLLLLIVRQLPRGKWIWRVTVLGALNFTLFWTLMNIGAYRLPGGVAATVGAVQPLIVLALSRLLIGTPLTAVAAVAAMTGLFGVGLLTLRPEAALDGPGILAALGGAVSMAFGTVLTRYWKPDVSAVTFTAWQLTAGGLLLVPLALLSEPALPPLTLTNWVAFAYFSFIGAGLTYLLWFRGIALMGPTAVAPIALLSPAMAVVLGWVWLDQGLSFWQLVGMGLVLVSVLAGQWAGMAAERTRQADAAAAATAATPDDAAAASPVHGGDLRPQGSA; the protein is encoded by the coding sequence ATGTTGAGGCTTTCCCTGCTTGCCACCGCTGTTGCCCCGCTGATCTGGGGCAGCAGCTACATCGTGATCACCGAATTCCTGCCGCCGGACCGGCCGATGACGCTTGCCATGTGGCGGGCCCTGCCGGCGGCCCTGCTGCTGCTGCTGATCGTGCGCCAGCTGCCGCGCGGCAAGTGGATCTGGCGCGTCACGGTGCTGGGCGCGCTCAATTTCACGCTGTTCTGGACGCTGATGAACATCGGCGCCTATCGCCTGCCCGGGGGTGTGGCGGCAACGGTCGGGGCCGTGCAGCCCCTGATCGTGCTCGCGCTCTCGCGCCTGCTGATCGGCACGCCGCTGACCGCCGTGGCAGCCGTGGCCGCGATGACCGGGCTGTTCGGCGTCGGCCTGCTCACCTTGCGGCCGGAAGCGGCCCTCGACGGCCCCGGCATCCTCGCCGCGCTGGGCGGCGCCGTGTCGATGGCCTTCGGCACCGTGCTGACCCGCTACTGGAAGCCGGATGTCTCGGCCGTCACCTTCACGGCCTGGCAGCTGACGGCCGGCGGCCTGCTGCTTGTCCCGCTGGCCCTGCTGAGCGAGCCGGCGCTGCCGCCGCTGACGCTGACCAACTGGGTGGCCTTCGCCTATTTCAGCTTCATCGGCGCGGGGCTCACCTATCTGCTCTGGTTCCGCGGCATCGCGCTGATGGGCCCGACGGCCGTGGCGCCGATCGCGCTGCTGTCGCCGGCGATGGCCGTGGTGCTGGGCTGGGTGTGGCTGGATCAGGGCCTGAGCTTCTGGCAGCTGGTGGGCATGGGCCTCGTGCTGGTCAGCGTGCTGGCCGGGCAATGGGCGGGCATGGCGGCCGAACGCACGCGCCAGGCCGACGCGGCGGCCGCCGCAACGGCCGCAACCCCCGATGACGCAGCGGCGGCAAGCCCTGTGCACGGTGGCGACCTGCGACCGCAGGGATCGGCCTGA
- a CDS encoding nitroreductase family protein, translating into MQIQIPALVDAIETRSSTNFFQPDSALEDAAILRLVELATRAPTAFNLQNWRFLAVRSPQEKARLQALAAGQAKVSEAAVTFILCGLHPRQGSLPPLLAPSVEAGYMPAALAADLASAADAFYGDNLRLSRDEAIRSASLAGAFLMIAAQAHGLGACPMVGFDADAVAQAFGLAQDEVPVMLVAVGRTAAGNWPQKPRLAPASVATLL; encoded by the coding sequence ATGCAGATCCAGATCCCGGCCCTTGTCGACGCCATCGAGACCCGTTCCTCCACAAACTTCTTCCAGCCGGACAGTGCGCTGGAGGATGCCGCGATCCTGCGCCTGGTCGAGCTTGCCACGCGGGCACCGACGGCGTTCAACCTGCAGAACTGGCGCTTCCTTGCAGTGCGGTCGCCGCAGGAGAAGGCGCGCCTGCAGGCCCTTGCGGCAGGACAGGCCAAGGTCAGCGAGGCTGCCGTCACCTTCATCCTCTGCGGTCTGCACCCGCGGCAGGGCAGCCTGCCACCCTTGCTTGCACCCAGTGTCGAGGCCGGATATATGCCGGCAGCGCTGGCCGCCGATCTGGCATCGGCCGCCGACGCATTCTACGGGGACAACCTTCGGCTGTCCCGCGACGAGGCCATCCGGTCCGCGAGCCTCGCCGGTGCTTTCCTGATGATCGCCGCACAGGCGCACGGACTGGGCGCCTGCCCGATGGTTGGGTTTGATGCGGACGCAGTGGCGCAGGCCTTCGGCCTGGCGCAGGATGAAGTCCCGGTGATGCTCGTCGCCGTGGGCCGCACCGCCGCGGGCAACTGGCCACAGAAGCCGCGTCTCGCCCCAGCGTCCGTCGCAACACTCCTCTGA
- a CDS encoding LysR family transcriptional regulator, whose amino-acid sequence MESLATLRLFRAIADLGSFAAAARSVGLSPAGASKAISELEADLGTRLINRTTRRLHLTEAGSLYLEQVRRALGELEEARDQLASLNAEPSGLLRVSAPMTSSLVLLTERIPEFLDRHPRISLDLDLNDRRVDLVRDGYDLALRGGLKLEDTGLISRRIGALCHVVCAAPAYLARRGTPQVPEELAGHECVRFSLSGHADEWVFERDSRVVRQRVTGRYQVASSLAVRDALRAGFGLSLIPRAYVADDLAAGRLVQLLEGWSTPDVTVHALYPSRRHVPPKVRAFIDFAVAALHGHRGRQG is encoded by the coding sequence ATGGAAAGCCTCGCCACCCTTCGCCTTTTCCGCGCCATCGCGGATCTCGGCAGCTTTGCCGCTGCCGCACGCAGTGTCGGTCTGTCGCCTGCCGGGGCCAGCAAGGCCATCAGCGAGCTGGAGGCCGATCTCGGCACCCGGCTCATCAACCGGACCACACGCCGGCTGCATCTGACCGAGGCGGGAAGCCTCTATCTGGAGCAGGTCCGCCGGGCGCTCGGCGAGCTGGAGGAGGCGCGCGACCAGCTCGCCAGCCTCAATGCCGAGCCGTCGGGCCTGCTGCGCGTCAGCGCCCCGATGACCTCCAGTCTGGTCCTGCTGACCGAGCGGATCCCCGAGTTCCTCGACCGCCACCCGAGGATCAGCCTGGATCTGGATCTCAACGACCGCCGCGTTGACCTGGTGCGCGACGGCTACGACCTTGCCCTGCGCGGCGGCCTGAAGCTGGAGGACACCGGCCTGATCAGCCGGCGGATCGGTGCGCTGTGCCATGTGGTCTGTGCCGCGCCGGCCTACCTCGCCCGCCGGGGAACGCCGCAGGTGCCGGAGGAGCTGGCCGGACATGAGTGCGTGCGCTTTTCCCTCTCCGGCCATGCCGACGAGTGGGTGTTCGAGCGCGACAGCCGCGTGGTGCGACAAAGGGTCACCGGCCGCTATCAGGTGGCCTCAAGCCTCGCTGTGCGGGATGCCCTGCGCGCCGGTTTCGGTCTCAGCCTGATCCCTCGCGCCTACGTGGCCGATGATCTCGCCGCCGGGCGTCTGGTGCAGCTGCTCGAGGGGTGGAGCACGCCGGACGTCACCGTTCACGCCCTCTATCCCTCCCGCCGCCACGTCCCGCCGAAAGTCCGCGCCTTCATCGACTTCGCCGTCGCCGCCCTGCACGGACACCGGGGACGCCAGGGCTGA